A genome region from Triticum aestivum cultivar Chinese Spring chromosome 2B, IWGSC CS RefSeq v2.1, whole genome shotgun sequence includes the following:
- the LOC123038735 gene encoding heptahelical transmembrane protein 4-like produces MASKTAATMGNGGGVHADQAVALKNKGSPTCSDVAKPSCKHRYELVCYDALPAFLKHDEFILDHYRSEWPVKQAILSAFALHNETINVWTHLIGFFIFLALTMSVWSGEHGPVTRWPFYTYLCGAMFCLLMSSGCHLLACHSEHATYVLLRLDYAGITGLIVTSYYPVVYYTFLCDPFSRTLYLGSITICGAAAVAVSLLPVFQAPDLRWARAALFACMGASGIVPIVHKMLMFHARPEAVLTTGYEVVMGAFYLAGVLVYATRVPERFMPGMFDLVGHSHQLFHVLVIAGAYAHYHAGLVYLSWRDRDQC; encoded by the exons ATGGCTTCCAAGACGGCGGCCACCATGGGGAACGGCGGCGGCGTCCATGCCGATCAAGCTGTTGCATTGAAAAACAAAGGCAGCCCCACCTGCAGTGACGTGGCGAAGCCGAGCTGCAAGCATAGGTACGAGCTCGTCTGCTACGACGCGCTCCCGGCCTTCTTGAAGCACGACGAATTCATCCTCGATCACTACCGCAGCGAATGGCCCGTCAAGCAGGCGATCCTCAGCGCCTTCGCCCTCCACAACGAGACGATCAACGTCTGGAC GCATTTGATCGgcttcttcatcttcctcgcgcTCACCATGTCCGTCTGGTCGGGGGAGCACGGCCCGGTCACGCGGTGGCCGTTCTACACGTACCTGTGCGGCGCCATGTTCTGCCTGCTGATGAGCAGCGGTTGCCATCTGCTGGCGTGCCACTCGGAGCATGCCACCTACGTGCTGCTCCGGCTCGACTACGCCGGCATCACCGGCCTTATCGTCACCTCCTACTACCCGGTCGTCTACTACACCTTCCTCTGTGACCCCTTCTCCCGTACACTCTACCTTGGCTCCATCACCATCTGCGGCGCGGCCGCTGTGGCTGTCTCGCTGCTGCCGGTCTTCCAGGCACCTGATCTGCGGTGGGCGCGCGCTGCGCTATTCGCGTGCATGGGCGCGTCCGGCATCGTGCCCATCGTGCACAAGATGCTCATGTTCCATGCACGACCCGAGGCGGTGCTCACGACTGGTTACGAGGTGGTCATGGGGGCGTTCTACCTTGCCGGCGTGTTGGTTTACGCCACAAGGGTGCCGGAGAGGTTTATGCCAGGAATGTTTGACCTCGTCGGGCATAGCCACCAGCTGTTCCACGTGCTAGTCATTGCCGGCGCTTACGCGCACTACCATGCTGGCCTGGTTTACTTGAGTTGGCGGGACAGGGACCAGTGCTGA